DNA from Thioclava sp. GXIMD2076:
CTAGAACGATGGAGGTCGCCAGATCACCCAGCGAGGTCAGGCTGACCCCGGGTTTCAGCGACGGCAGCCAGTTCTTGGATTTGGCCTTGGCGGTCAGCTGCTTCACCAGAAGCTCGGACTGGGCCGCACTTTTCTGATAGGCCAGGACAGCCTTGGCGACCTGATCATAGGCCCCGCCCTGCGGCAGGATCGACCGCCGCGCCGCCAGATCGCCGATGATGGCGGAGCTTTGCGCCGTGGTGCCCGGCTGGGTTTCGGCAAAGCCGTTACCCGCGGGCGCATAGGCGGCCCGACCGGAGGGAAACGGCGTCCCCCCGCCCAGACAACCGGAAAGCGAGGTCATCACGACACTCAGAAGTGCCGCCCGGACGAGGACTGTCCGGGAATTGCACATTTTATCCATTGGCCAATGCCTTAGATGACGGTGGTTGAAATACTATTGTCGACATAGAGCTTGGCGTCTCCGTCATCGAGCGTATAGAGCGTATAGCCGTCCATATCCTGTGCGTCATCGGTCGCAACAGTCATACCGGACACATTCACGCTATCATCGCTATCCCCTTCGATCACCAGCGTATTCTCATGACCGGTCATGGCCATGATCTGGTCTGCCGAGATGGTCAGGTTCACATCCGCAAGGTCGAGATCGATCTTGGAGAAGTCGAACTGGTCCAGCCCGTCACGATCGAGGTTCAACGTGATTTCCGACTCGCTCGTTACTGTGAGGGTCGAGCTTTCATTGCCTGCCGCATCGACATCGGTCACCGCGAAATAGGTGCTCATCGCTTGCGAGTCGAAGGAGTAGATATCCTCGCCCGAACCGTCATCCGTAGCGGTCGCGGAGTTATCCAGCTCGGTCACAGTGCCATCGCTGTTGATACCGGACACGGTATAGCTGTCGGCTTCGCCGTCACTATCGGTATAGATCGCGCGGACCTTGCCCGATTGGATGGTGGCCCAGGTCACATCGGGCGAGTCCGGCGCTTCAAGATCATAGATAAAGCTGCCATTGGCCGCGCTGGCATTGGTGCCGTCAAGCACGTTGCCATGCACATCCGTCGCGCTGATCGAATAGGTCGCCGTGCCGGTGCCCTCGGGCAGATCATCCACGTCGAAGGCAGCAGACCATGTGCCATCCTCGCCCACCACGATCGTCTGGGTCGCGCCCGTCTGGTCGATGGTCACGGTGATGGTCGATCCTGCTTCCACCGTGCCGGAGATCGCGAAGCCTTCAGTCGCCTCCGCGCCGTTCACCGTATTGTCGGCGGTCACGGATGCGACCGAGAAATTCTCGACAACCGTGTCGAACACAACATCCAGTGTGGTCGAGCCGCTATTGCCATAGGCATCCACGGCAGTGACGGTCAGGGTTTCGGTGGCATCACCGCTATCGGGCAGATCCGCCGCATCGATGGTTGCGGTCCAGGTGCCGGCTTCGGCATCGACCGTTGCAATCACCGTGGTCCCGTCCGCCAGCGCAACCGTCACCGATTGCGCCCCGACTTCGACCGTGCCGGTCAGCAGCAAACCGCCCGAAGCTTCGCTCGCATTGACAACCCCATCCGCAAGCACGCTGTCCGGCGTGCCGGTTGCCACTGTCAGCGTATCAAGCACCGTATCGACCTTGATGGTCTGGTTGGTGGTCGCGGTATTGCCATAGCTGTCGGTTGCCGTTGCAGAAATCTCGGCCATATCGCTATCGGCAGGCACTTCGCTGGCGGCGAAATTCGCGCTCCATGTGCCATCTTCGCCCGCCACGACCGTGCGGGTGCCGGAGCCGAAGCTGATCGTCACGGTCGACAGCGCTTCCGCCGTCCCCGTCAGGATCACGCCCGTGGTTTCCGAGCCGCTGATCACATTATCGGCCATTTGCGTGCTATTGATTCCAACCGAGATCGAGCTGTCGACCGTCACGGCCTTGGTATCGGTGGCTACGTTGCCCGCGAAATCGGTTGCCGTAACGGTCGCCGTATAGGTGCCATCCGCAAGCGCGCTATCGGTGACAGTCGCCGTCCAGCTGCCATCTTCGGCCACAACCGCGTCATAGCTCTTGCCATTCAGCGTGACGGTGACCGAGGCCGCATCGGTATCGGTCGTGCCGCTTAGCGTGAAGCCCGCAGAGGCTTCGGCAGCATTCACGATATTGTCCGAGGTGACGCTGGCCGAAGAGAAGGCCACATCCATATCGGTATCGACGCTCACCGTATCGGTGATTGTCGAGACGTTGCCCGCCGCATCCGTCGCCGTGATGCTGACCGTGTAATCGCCCGTCACAAGGCTCGCGTCGTCGATGACCGCGCTCCAGCTGCCATCCTCGGCGATGACCGCCTCATAGCTCGCACCATTCAGCGTGACGCTCACCGAGGTGGCGTCCGTATCGGTCGTCCCGCTTAACGTGAAGCCCGAGGATACTTCCGCCTCGTTCACGATGTTATCCGAGGTGACGGCATCGGCGTCGAAGGTCACATTCAACTCGGTATCAACCACGAGCACATCGTTGAGAACGGTGACGTTGCCATTCACATCAGTCGCGGTCACAACCATTTCCACCGAATATTCACCACCGGCGAGCTGGTCCTGTGTGAAGGTCACGCTCCAGTTGCCATCCGGATCGACGGCAGTGCTCTGTTCCTCGCCATTAATGGTCACGGTGATGCTCGCGCCGATCTCGCCAGTGCCGCCCACCGAGATACCATCGGCATATTCCGCAAGATTCTCGACATCCGAGGTCGATTCCGCGCCGTAGGTTATCGTCACCTCGGGCGGGGTCATGTCGATGAGGAAATCGGGGCCGTCGAGCGTGTACTCGGTGCCGCCCGGCGCCGTGACAACAACCGTCGATGTCAGATCTCCGTCGGACGGGAAGGTCTCGTCCTCAAACACGACAGACCAGTCGCCGTTCTCGTCAACGGTCGTCTCGATTATCTGATCGCCCAGTATCACCTCGACGGTCGAACCCGTCTCACCCGTCCCGCTCACCTCGGCTTTGGGGTCTTCGGTATTGGTGGTCAGAGTATAATCCGCATCGGGATCGTTGACGGTCGGCGTAATGACAGGATCCGCGCCGAGATCTGTGTCATCATCCGGATCTTCATCATCAGGATCCTCGTCGTCTTCGTCGGTGGTGTCCTCGTCATCCGGCTCGTCATCGCCGTCATCCGTGGTGTCCTCGTCGTCCGGCTCGTCATCGCCGTCATCCGTGGTGTCATCATCGTCTTCGTCGGTGGTGTCCTCGTCATCCGGCTCGTCATCGCCGTCATCCGTGGTGTCATCATCGTCTTCGTCGGTGGTGTCCTCGTCGTCCGGCTCGTCATCGCCGTCATCCGTGGTGCCATCATCGTCTTCGTCGGTGGTGTCCTCGTCATCCGGCTCTTCATTGCCGTCATCCGTGGTGTCATCATCGTCTTCGTCGGTGGTGTCCTCGTCATCCGGCTCTTCATTGCCGTCATCCGTGGTGCCATCATCGTCTTCATCGGTGGTGTCATCGTCATCACCGCTCCCGCCGCCAAGAGCCGCAGCGCCAGCCAAGGCTGCACCGCCCGCGAGAAGCGGTCCGACCCCCATC
Protein-coding regions in this window:
- a CDS encoding Ig-like domain-containing protein — its product is MAKSVDFAVRDIAGGVSRGTVAGDGAGDFIQVGDGDAISLNLRKTNILKYERAGSDLHVVLTDGRVVELTGYFDVPSNKLYISADGEITQVNLEDSGEGVLFANYSEPEIIGKWSPNDELAFLDGDDILAPVEEDTAGMAGFAPLMGVGPLLAGGAALAGAAALGGGSGDDDDTTDEDDDGTTDDGNEEPDDEDTTDEDDDDTTDDGNEEPDDEDTTDEDDDGTTDDGDDEPDDEDTTDEDDDDTTDDGDDEPDDEDTTDEDDDDTTDDGDDEPDDEDTTDDGDDEPDDEDTTDEDDEDPDDEDPDDDTDLGADPVITPTVNDPDADYTLTTNTEDPKAEVSGTGETGSTVEVILGDQIIETTVDENGDWSVVFEDETFPSDGDLTSTVVVTAPGGTEYTLDGPDFLIDMTPPEVTITYGAESTSDVENLAEYADGISVGGTGEIGASITVTINGEEQSTAVDPDGNWSVTFTQDQLAGGEYSVEMVVTATDVNGNVTVLNDVLVVDTELNVTFDADAVTSDNIVNEAEVSSGFTLSGTTDTDATSVSVTLNGASYEAVIAEDGSWSAVIDDASLVTGDYTVSITATDAAGNVSTITDTVSVDTDMDVAFSSASVTSDNIVNAAEASAGFTLSGTTDTDAASVTVTLNGKSYDAVVAEDGSWTATVTDSALADGTYTATVTATDFAGNVATDTKAVTVDSSISVGINSTQMADNVISGSETTGVILTGTAEALSTVTISFGSGTRTVVAGEDGTWSANFAASEVPADSDMAEISATATDSYGNTATTNQTIKVDTVLDTLTVATGTPDSVLADGVVNASEASGGLLLTGTVEVGAQSVTVALADGTTVIATVDAEAGTWTATIDAADLPDSGDATETLTVTAVDAYGNSGSTTLDVVFDTVVENFSVASVTADNTVNGAEATEGFAISGTVEAGSTITVTIDQTGATQTIVVGEDGTWSAAFDVDDLPEGTGTATYSISATDVHGNVLDGTNASAANGSFIYDLEAPDSPDVTWATIQSGKVRAIYTDSDGEADSYTVSGINSDGTVTELDNSATATDDGSGEDIYSFDSQAMSTYFAVTDVDAAGNESSTLTVTSESEITLNLDRDGLDQFDFSKIDLDLADVNLTISADQIMAMTGHENTLVIEGDSDDSVNVSGMTVATDDAQDMDGYTLYTLDDGDAKLYVDNSISTTVI